One stretch of Comamonadaceae bacterium OTU4NAUVB1 DNA includes these proteins:
- a CDS encoding (2Fe-2S)-binding protein gives MSREASLLHLLRNDLGLNGPKYGCGLGQCGACTVWVDGIAARSCVIPAHGVAGRSITTLEGLGSRGDWHPVQQAFEDTQAAQCGYCLNGMVMQAAALLARDPQPDEARIRAELSGNLCRCGTHVEIVRAVQLAASRLAGGTAAAATE, from the coding sequence GTGTCGCGAGAGGCGTCCTTGCTCCACCTGCTGCGCAACGACCTGGGCCTCAACGGGCCGAAGTACGGCTGCGGCCTGGGTCAGTGCGGCGCCTGCACCGTGTGGGTCGACGGCATCGCGGCGCGCAGTTGCGTGATCCCGGCGCACGGCGTGGCGGGGCGCAGCATCACGACGCTCGAAGGGCTCGGGTCGCGCGGCGACTGGCATCCCGTGCAGCAGGCCTTCGAGGACACGCAGGCCGCGCAGTGCGGCTATTGCCTGAACGGCATGGTGATGCAGGCGGCGGCCTTGCTGGCGCGCGACCCGCAGCCCGACGAGGCCCGCATCCGCGCCGAACTCTCGGGCAACCTGTGCCGCTGCGGCACGCATGTCGAGATCGTGCGCGCCGTGCAGCTGGCCGCGTCGCGGCTGGCCGGCGGCACCGCTGCAGCCGCGACCGAATGA
- a CDS encoding ABC transporter ATP-binding protein yields MSAQGTLLDAKGLCAWYGAAQILYDVDLKVQRGEVVALMGRNGAGKSTTLKALIGMLTKRRGAVHFMGQDISRSEPHVAGRLGLGFVPEDRRVFTDLTVMENLEVGRQPARRWSDGTDAPVWTTERLFKLFPNLGEMPQRPGGRMSGGEQQMLTVARTLMGNPYLVLLDEPSEGVAPVIVEQMANMILELKAQGVSILLSEQNMHFAELVSDRAYVLEKGQIRYQASMADLAANDEVRRAYLSV; encoded by the coding sequence ATGAGCGCGCAGGGCACATTGCTCGACGCGAAGGGCCTGTGCGCCTGGTACGGCGCGGCGCAGATCCTCTACGACGTCGACCTGAAGGTGCAGCGCGGCGAGGTCGTCGCGCTGATGGGCCGCAACGGCGCCGGAAAGTCGACCACGCTCAAGGCGCTGATCGGCATGTTGACGAAGCGGCGCGGCGCGGTGCACTTCATGGGCCAGGACATCTCCAGGAGCGAGCCGCACGTCGCGGGCCGACTCGGCCTGGGCTTCGTGCCGGAAGACCGGCGGGTGTTCACCGACCTGACGGTGATGGAGAACCTCGAGGTCGGCAGGCAACCCGCACGGCGCTGGAGCGACGGCACCGACGCGCCGGTGTGGACCACCGAGCGGCTGTTCAAGCTCTTCCCCAACCTCGGCGAGATGCCGCAGCGCCCCGGCGGGCGCATGAGCGGGGGCGAGCAGCAGATGCTGACCGTGGCGCGCACGCTGATGGGCAACCCGTACCTGGTGCTGCTCGACGAGCCGTCCGAGGGCGTGGCTCCCGTCATCGTCGAGCAGATGGCCAACATGATCCTCGAGCTCAAGGCGCAGGGCGTGAGCATCCTGCTGTCGGAGCAGAACATGCACTTCGCCGAGCTGGTCTCCGACCGGGCCTACGTGCTGGAGAAGGGCCAGATCCGCTACCAGGCGTCGATGGCCGACCTCGCGGCCAACGACGAGGTTCGCCGGGCCTATCTCTCCGTCTGA